Genomic segment of Maricaulis maris:
CGCGCGACCATTGCCAGACCAGCAGGCCGACCAGGGCGGCCTGCATGCTCAGATCGGTCACGATATTCACCAGCCAGGAATTGACGAAACGCGTCCAGGTCTTCTTGGTCTCGGTCCGCCAGCGCCAGGCGAGGTCATGGAAACGGGCGTCCTCGCGGCCTTCGGCGCCGAAACTTTTCACCGTCGCCGCACCGCCGATCGCATCCGCCAGCGCCCCGCCGATCTCGCTGTCCAGCGCGTTCGAGCGCATGTTTTGCGGGCGGATGTAATAGCGGCTCAGCAGAAGGGACGAGGTGATGAAAACCGCCATCACCACGAAGACCACGGCACCGACCAGCGGCCAGCGCCAGGCCATGACGCCGGCAATGCCCAGCATCACGCCGACCGATGGAGCAACGCCCATGAAGATGTTGATCGTGACCGTGTCATAGGCCCACATGCCGCGCGTGATCTTGCGGACGACCGAACCGGCAAAGGTGTTGGCATGCCAGTCCAGCGAGAAGCGTTGTACGCGCGAGAAGGCATGCGTCGTCAGGTCGGCCATGTTGGCCGATGAGAACGGTACTTCGCAGCGCGAGGCGGCCTGGCGCAGGGCGTAGAACAGCAGCGCGGCGCCGAGATAGGTCAGGAAGGCGAGGCGCGGCGTGCCGTCCTCCGGACCGGCCGCGAGTGTGTCGATCAGCCGTCCTGCGGCGAGCGGGATCAACAGCTCGGCGAGCGTGGCCAGTACCATGAAGACGATCATGCCGGTCAGCAGCAGCGGCCGGCGCCGCCACTGGCGCGTCAGATAGGCTAGCACCTGAAGGTTGGACAGGTCGCGGGCGCGAGGTGTTTCGTCTTGGTCTTGAAAGTCGGACATTTCAGCAGCGGACCCGGGTGCAGCGACGCTGCGGGATCCGTCCTCACATGGAATTTGATCATCTGGGAAACACGGCGTGACGCGGCGATGTCCCGGGGGCGGCGACCGGGTTGCGGTCGAAGCGGGCTCGGGGTCAGGCAGCGCGCCGGCTACCTTGTTTGCCTAGATGATGGTTCGCATGGATCTGCTCACTATTGCCCATGAACGGGAGCCGGTGGGTAGCCCGATGCGGCGGGCAGGGCAAGTTGCCGCAGTGCTGATTTCGCGTTTGAGGCGAGATGTGTGGCGTCGGGGGCACAGGAAGGGGCGCGAAAATCCGGGAGAAATATTCGCGACACTGCGTTTGGAGCGATGTCGCCACTCGCCGTCAGTCTGACGGGATCAGGGTCAACTCTGTTTGGCGCCCGTCGATGAAGCGGATTGTCTCACCATCGAAGAAAGCGTTCTCCTCGGACCTGAAATCAACCCGCTGACCGCCCCATTCCGCGACCTCACTGAACGACGTCAGTTCGATTGACCAGGCTGTGTTGGCGTTGACCGGCCCGGCCCCCCGGTCTGTCGGCGCCTGATTGTCCCAGAACCCGATCGCCGGCCCGGCGCCATGGCCGTGCAAGCCGATGGGATGCGTATAGATGGACGGGTCGAGACCTTCAGCCAGCGCGTCGGCGCGGGTTCGTTCCAGAATGTCATTGCCGCTGAGGCCGGCCTCGTAGTGTGACAGGAGTATATCCTGGACCCGGTTGGTATTCCGAAGGCCGTCGACCAGACCTTCCGGAGCCTGCGTCTCGCCGGGGCGGAGAACATAGGCGAGGTGCTGGGTGTCGGTATTCAGACGCAGATAGGTGATGCCGAAATCGGTCCACAGCAGATCGCCGGGCTGGATGGTTTCATCACCGCTCAGCATGCCCTCGCGGCCCCGCCGCTGGATGCTGACCGATGGATGGAACCAGGGTGCAAGACCCAGCCGCGCAAGCTCGTCACGATACCACCAGACGACATCGTCGGCGGTGGTCTGACCCGGTGTGATCACCTCGCGCGAGAAGGCCCGGGCGATCAGGGCGTGAGCTGTGCGCACGATCGCCGGATAGAGCGCGACCTCGCTCGGGACACGCGTTTCCAACCAGCGCACGGCAAGCGTTTCGCCAGAGACAAGCCTGTCCCGGTAAAGCTCCGGCAGGGCGGCGGTCATGGCCCGGTACTGGCTCAGCGTCATGCCGTCACCAAAGGCGGTCAGGTCGGAGAAATTGATGGCAATACTGGCCGGATCGCGCTCGGCGATGATGTCGGCCACGGCGGCCCACTGGTCAGGCTGAACGTCCGGATCCCACGCGGCTTCGAACAGGCCAGCGAGACCGTAGCGACTGACCGTGAGGCGCTCGACAGGCTGACCCTCGCCCGGATCGAAAAAGACCAGGATCGTGCGGCGTCTCGCGGCCATGCTGCGCGCGTCCAGCATCGAGGCGACCACTGGCTCCTCGAAATACTCACGGGCCATCAAGACCCACATGGCAACGCCTTGCTCGCGCATGATCTGCGGGATCAGCTGGTCGAGGCGGTCCTCCATGACTTGATCGATGAGCGCGGCCCGCTCGCGGAGCGGCAGGACAGGGGGCAGCTCCGGAGAGGACAACTCTGTATCGCGCAGACCCCAATCGCTCTGGTCCCAGGCCGACGGCAAGGTCGTCTGCGCTTGCGCCGGGAGCGAAAATCCAAGGGAAAACAGGATGGCCAGTGCGCTCCGCCATCCCGGTCGACGGGTTTTGATCACGTTCATTCTGTTCTCCCCGGCAGTCATGGCCCGCATCTCAGGCCTCGATCCCCGGCACAATCGCCGCTTCCACTTTCGCCCGGGTTTCCGGATCAATCTCAGCCAGCTTGCGGGCGTCCAGGTCCATCGGGGCGGCGACGCCTTCCATGGTCCACCAGGGCTTTCCCGTTGCGGGTTCGAGCACCCAGTGGACGATATTGCGAACCTTGGGGCCGGCTGATTTGAGGCCGGAGCGGATGGCGAAGCCTTCGCCGGCGCGTGGCCAGCGGTGGACATGGATCATGCATTCCAGCAGGGCCGAGCCGATATTGCCGGCAGGTTCACCGGCATGTATCGCCCATTCTTCCGGAAAGGCGGCGGCAAAATTGGTGACGCTGTCGGAGACCCGGCCGAGCAGGAATTCGGCGCGCAGGGTTCCGAACGCATCCATCTCCTGTGGACCGAAACGGCCACGCCCGATGACCGGCAGCTTCAGCGCGTCTGCAGTGCGCCAGGCGGCATCCAGAGTGCTCGGACCGGCAGCAAGCCCGCGTGGGCGGGCATAGTCGGGTAGCTCGACGGTGAGGGCGTTGACGGTCTCGGCGAAGCGCGCGGGCCAATCGAACGGGGTTGCGCTGTCCGGCGCGGCATGGGCAACCCGGAGCGTCAGGCTTGCCGCCGGTTTGCCGGTGCCGGCATGGCGCATGGTCAGGATGATGTCGGCGGTGGCCGCGTCAAAGCCGAGAAAGCCGCCCTCTATGAAGAGAGGGGCACCCGGGCGGGCTTCGGCGAGGAAGCGCACATGCAGGTCTTGCGGGATCAGTGTGGCAAGGGCGTGCGGGCAATGGATCGGGTTGAGACCGGCGGCCTCGGCCAGATTGGCCAGCGCCTCGCTGGCCCTCGCGAGGTAGAAGCGGACATTGAAATGTCCGAGTTCGTCGCACTCCCAGGCGTTCACGCAGCCACGCCAGAGCTCGATCATCTCGAATGGCTCCTCAGCCGGGGTGGCAGTTGGCGCACTGGCCGAAATGCTCGACCACCGAGCGCTGGATGAAGAAGCCGTCGGGGGCATTGGTCGGCAGGGGCGCGCCGTGGCGCTCTTCGACAGCACCGCAACCGGAACAGATATACAGCTCGGCGGCACCGTCATCATGGGCATGGCTGCAGCCGACGAACGCGTTGAGCGCCTCGACCTTGTGGACGAGGCCGGCGGTCATCAGGAAGTCGAGGGCCCGGTAGACGGTCGGTGGCTTGGCCGAGCCCGGACCCGGCTTGAGGGCTTCGAGCAGGTCATAGGCCTTCACCGGCCCGTCGGCTTCTAGCACAAGTTCGAGCACCCGCCGGCGCACCGGGGTGAGCTTTTCGCCCCGTTCCAGGCAGTGGGCTTCGGCGGCGACGAGCGCCGTGGTCAGGGAATCAATGGTCATCTTGCGAACATTTAATCACGCTTTGCCGCATTTCCCAGAGTTTCGGCATTGATCTCACCGAGATGTTATAATATCACGTCTCCGTTCTGTACTGTTATTACATATCGGGGAAGCCATGATCGCGCGTCTGTCCAGCACCACAGCTCTTGTCGCCCTCCTTGCCGGAACAGGCCTCGGCACCTCGGCCTATGCCCAGGCCAGCGAACATGACGACGATGTGATCGTCGTTACCTCGGCGCCGCTGGGGGTTGGCGCGGATGAAGTTGCCGGCGGTGTGGAAGTCGTTGATCGGCGCCACCTCGAAGACAGTCTCGCCGGTTCTCTGGCCGATACGATCGCCCACGAGCCGGGCGTCTCCACGACCTATTTCGGGCCGGCCGCCAGCCGACCGGTCATTCGTGGCCTCGGCGCTGACCGGGTCCGGGTTCTGGTCAATGGCGTCGGCCTGATCGACGCCTCGACGAATTCACCCGACCATGCCGTAGCCTCCGAGGCGCTTGAGGCGGAAAGCGTGGAGATCCTGCGCGGTCCTGCGGCCATTGCCTATGGCGGCGGTGCCATCGGCGGGGTCGTCAACGTGATTGACGGACGCATTCCCGATGCGCGCGCCGAGGACGGGCTGGAAGGCCGCTTCTATGGCTCGATGACCTCGGTCGATGAAGGCGAGACGGCGGCGGCGCGCGTCCGCTTCAATGCCGGCGAGTTCGTGATCAACCTGGAAGGGCTGATGCGGACGGCCCAGCCCTATGACATTCCGGGTTACGCCGAGTCCGACATCTTACGCCTCTTCGAGGAGGCCGAGGAAGAGCACCATGATGATCATGATGATGACGACCATGACGAAGATCACGAGGAGGAGCATCCCTACGGGACGGTCGAGAATTCCGGCCTCGACTTCTCCTCGGCCTCGGCGGGTATTTCCTGGGTTGGCGAGAACGGCTTCTTCGGCGTCGCGGTCAAGCAATCGAATGCGCTCTACGGCATCCCGGGCGGCCATGATCATGGCGAGCACGAGGACGAGGATCATGATGAGGATCACGACGACGATCACGATCATGAGGAACACGATCATGGCGATGTTCGCATTGATCTCGAGCAGACCCGCTTCGATGTGCGCGGCGAGTGGCGCAATCTGGGTGAGCATATCGACCGCG
This window contains:
- a CDS encoding thioesterase family protein, producing MIELWRGCVNAWECDELGHFNVRFYLARASEALANLAEAAGLNPIHCPHALATLIPQDLHVRFLAEARPGAPLFIEGGFLGFDAATADIILTMRHAGTGKPAASLTLRVAHAAPDSATPFDWPARFAETVNALTVELPDYARPRGLAAGPSTLDAAWRTADALKLPVIGRGRFGPQEMDAFGTLRAEFLLGRVSDSVTNFAAAFPEEWAIHAGEPAGNIGSALLECMIHVHRWPRAGEGFAIRSGLKSAGPKVRNIVHWVLEPATGKPWWTMEGVAAPMDLDARKLAEIDPETRAKVEAAIVPGIEA
- a CDS encoding transcriptional repressor codes for the protein MTIDSLTTALVAAEAHCLERGEKLTPVRRRVLELVLEADGPVKAYDLLEALKPGPGSAKPPTVYRALDFLMTAGLVHKVEALNAFVGCSHAHDDGAAELYICSGCGAVEERHGAPLPTNAPDGFFIQRSVVEHFGQCANCHPG
- a CDS encoding M24 family metallopeptidase — encoded protein: MNVIKTRRPGWRSALAILFSLGFSLPAQAQTTLPSAWDQSDWGLRDTELSSPELPPVLPLRERAALIDQVMEDRLDQLIPQIMREQGVAMWVLMAREYFEEPVVASMLDARSMAARRRTILVFFDPGEGQPVERLTVSRYGLAGLFEAAWDPDVQPDQWAAVADIIAERDPASIAINFSDLTAFGDGMTLSQYRAMTAALPELYRDRLVSGETLAVRWLETRVPSEVALYPAIVRTAHALIARAFSREVITPGQTTADDVVWWYRDELARLGLAPWFHPSVSIQRRGREGMLSGDETIQPGDLLWTDFGITYLRLNTDTQHLAYVLRPGETQAPEGLVDGLRNTNRVQDILLSHYEAGLSGNDILERTRADALAEGLDPSIYTHPIGLHGHGAGPAIGFWDNQAPTDRGAGPVNANTAWSIELTSFSEVAEWGGQRVDFRSEENAFFDGETIRFIDGRQTELTLIPSD